The Hippopotamus amphibius kiboko isolate mHipAmp2 chromosome 3, mHipAmp2.hap2, whole genome shotgun sequence genomic interval TGAAGGATTGTGGGAACCTTCGGGGTTGCCCTCAGCTGTCTCCAGAATGTTGGGACCCTGGGTGAGAGGCTGAGTCACCCCCTCTGAGAGTTCTCAGATGCCTCTGCCCTCAGGTGAAAAGTGAATTTCCTCCCCATTGGATGGGTTCAGGTAATGAGGTGAAGGGCTGCTTTTCCTCACGGGGGAGTAAATGGAGAAGACGTTGTCTCTCCTCAATACATctctgaacaaatgaatgaatgtaaaaaaaagtCACGTGCCTTCAAAATCGAAGtatgaatttttcctttttaccctttctttctcatttttattgttaaagatttttatttataggGTTGAAAATATTCCGTAGCTGAAAAGCGGGGTATAAGCCATTGAACATTGTGTTGTCCCCTCTTCTCATTGTGAGAGAAAGTTGGTACAGGAAAGCATAATTCTGAGCTTTGTTCTTCATTCACATTGTGGTGTGGAGAGAGCCATGTTAACTTACTGTGAGTcgcattttttttctataaaatgtgaGAAATTATCTCCTTGATTTCCTACCTCAGAGGGTTTTGCAAAGTTTAATGCAATGGTCTATAGGTCAGGGTCTTTTAACCTCCTCCCCTGGGTTGTGACAACCAAACATGTCTCTGGACATTATCCAATGTCTTTTGGGAAGCACATCTATCCCCAGGTAAGACCTCTGGCACGAAGGAATGACTTGAAGCTGATCAGGTAAGAGCCATCCTGGAGCTCCATGTGGCTTGTGAAGATTAAGGATTTAAACTGTTCTATAGCATTTAATGGGTTAGGACAAGCAAGGCCCCATGCAGCAACTTTCCCTCTGGTTGTGCTGAGTTGTATCAATAAAATATTGTATACATCATATTGGAGAAGGAAAGTGTATTAGGCTAAATGATGAGAATAAAATCTATGTAATTAGAAGATTTTAAATGCACAATTTTGTTGCAATTCATGAAATGTCATTTGAAATAGAATGTATAATAGTTTGGAGTTAGAGGTACAGGCAGATCTGGGTCCATCAGATATATGAAGATATAAGCAGGATAACAAGAAGGAACATGGAGAATGCTTATTTCTGAAGTTCATGAGACTTGAGAGATAAGTACTTGGAACAGTGGCGATTAATCAAATGGAGGAGAGGGCTAGGCTTAGGCCAAGTCCTTGCTGCCTTGGCAATGGCCCTGTCCTGCAGTTATGGCCAGCACAGAAAAAAGACTCATTTAGAAGTGGGATGAATCATTTTGAGAACTCACCCTTGGGGGGTGATTGTAATGGAGATAGACAAGTAGAAAGAACACACAATAAAATTCTTGGAAGTTTGCAAAGGAGCTTCTCCACACTGGGTGGTCTTATTCCTGCCAGCCCAGTCATGGCCAGTGTAAGTAAATTAGGTATTCATCAGTCAATTTTGTCGCCCCTGGTCTGCCTTCCCCCATTGCTTTAATTCTTGGAAGAAAATGTTAGAGGGGGCACATTTCTTATAAACTgttcatcattttttaattaggatCCATAAAGTTTGATAAGAGTAGTTTGAAAGTGGGAATGAGAAAACCAAAATGGAGCTATCTGGAAATAAAAGAAGTAAGGAAAGGGCTTCAGAACAGAGCACAGagctgtggtgggggaggaggtttTATTTATAGACcatattatgtacatattttcaaTTGAGCTTCTATCCTTACCTTTATATGTGAAactaaaataaacagaagagcCATGCCATTTTGCCAGCAGGTGGCACCATAAGAATCTCCTATAGGAAAAGGGTGGCAAATGTAAGCAGGACCTTTAATATTTTACCTTTCAGGAAAAGTCTAGGCATCAATGTAGGTTCATATTTTTGGTGATATTAGCAACATGTGTACATTGCTGAAAGTGGTTTTGGAAGATTCATCTCTCCCTTCAGTTAACATTGCTCATTGAGTGAAAGAGTATAttcccataaaaggaaaaaaaaaaaaaaaaaaaaactaggtttaaaaaaatatctatacatatgtgtatcatacatatatatttgaattgCTTACTACAGTTGCTTGAGAAACACTTTTATTTAGTGATTATGGCATGTGTTATTGTGAAGGTATATTAGATGGTTAGAGAGGAAGTAACTTAGATGGTCACCCTGTTTTCATACTCCTTTTCTGTTCTGGACTGTGAGGATTCCTTGTGCCCAAAGATCTCCCCAATGCTAAGCAATCTCTCAGACTCAGGGGGGACCCGGTGCCGGAGGTAGTGAGCGTTTCTGGCCTTTGCAAACAACTCTAAGTAGGTTGATGTTTTGGGATCGCCTTTGAAGTTTCCTCCACATTCCATGGGATTCAGGGGAATTTGCTTCCCAGTGGTgtggtctggccttacattggcATCATTTGATCTGGTCTCATCGCCGTATGCCATTCTGCTATCACCAGCTGGGCTGGAACCAGGACCTTGATCTAGGGTGTGTGTGGAGACTTTTTGATCTTGACATAGAAGAGAGATGTCCTTGTTGGAGTCTTTGCTCTTTGGTGGGTTTATAGAATCTTTCTCATGGGCTTGTGGTTTCTCTTCTATGAAGTGGGAGGTACCGTTATTTTGAGATAGCAACTGCTTTTGGCTTTTCATGGGGTCCTTGGGACCAATGTGATGGAAAGGAGGCATCTGGGACTTGGTTTTGTATATTTCCTGGGTAGTATTTGTTGTCAGTGCTCTGGGAAAGGAGgtaaaagaagaaaggtctcTGAAAACTGATGAAGAGGCTCATATTTAGCATTTTCAAGTTATTAGACCATGGGCCTTTTCAGTGTGGTATTAGGTGAGGTAATGAAGTGGATGAGAAGAGGATGAAGGGTGAGAATGGGTGGTAACAATGTGCAGGAAATGGCTCTTTCCTTAAGAAGGAAAAGGCAGGGAGAGAACAATTTAAAGAGGTCACTTGGGAAGAAAGATTCAACACCACATACATGAGTTTCATGAGCATTTTCTTACCTAACTTTATTAGCCTGTGGAACTCTGTGCTTCTGCCCTCCCTGTGATGAGAACATAAGAACATCTTCTGGTCTCTTCTGACTTTCATTTCCAAAGTAAGAGGAGAACTTTTTCTTGATGATATCTGCTTGGAGTTAATTAATAGATGTTACAGGTTGAATTGCATGCTCCCCAAATGTCAAAGGtagaagtcctaacccccagtacttcagaatgtgaccttatttggagacaggtgaggtcattagggtgagccCTAGTCCAATATGCCTGGTGCCCTTGTAACAAAGagaaatctggacacagagacacacacagatagaGGGAAAGTGAtgggaagagacacagggagaagatggccatctataagccaaaGAGGGTAGCCTGGAACAAATTTTTCTTTCCCAGCCTTCAGAAGGTACCGActctgccaataccttgattttagacttcaagcttccagaactgtgagaatccatttctgttgtttaagctacccaatttgtggtactttgttagggTAGGCCAAAAAACTAATTCtgtaagaggagaaggaaaagaatgtttGAAACTAGTTGTCTGGGCAGAGAAACAGTATCTGAATACCATGAGATCACATTTCACAACAGGCTTATCTGACATGATGAATGGAAACAGAAAGACCTGAAGCAGTTCCCCAATGTTTACCTCAAATATCTTAAAGAGGATTTAGAAACACAGAGGTCAGAGGTTTAAACGGACTTGGCCCATGGAGGTTTTGTCTGAATGTTTTATTTGGCAAGCAAGATGTTTTCAAAACAAAGTGACTGGGTGTGAGCGATACCCAGAGCTGGGGCCATGTTGTCTCATTCACCTCAATTATGTGACCTGCTACCCACCTGAGCCTAGAATTACAATGCTTGGCCATGATTAAGTGGGTTCTTTCACTCTTTGGGTTAATGTTTCAGCATCTTGTAATCATAGCTGCTGTAGGGGGCCCTATTGTTTTCAAGACATCTCATGAATGAATCACTTGGAGTTAAAAGTCTTTCACTAGTCTGCTCTAATGAGAGTGATTTCCCTAAATCTACACTGGGCTTAGTAGGCACCAGGCAGAGGACTTATGACTAGATGGAGGGCCTGGAATTTACATGAAACTCCTAATATTCTTTCATCAAATAACTTCTTTGTGAGGTAGTCAAGGCAAAAGAGGGTCCTTTAGGGGTCCCTCTGTAACAGgaaagagctaaatcggactccatgttcaatctgtttatttgactttaacctttgctttttgttgcttttgttattataatcatacatgatggtcTGCCTCAGGggaccctgcccctctgcctgaacgttaaactaaagtgcctctgttcagctcaccaGGAGACTGACCCTGCTCACCTgtaaatggctgcagaaaagaagaaattaatgtaTCCCGTTACCGAGGCTGGTCATTTAACGAGATGTTTTGCAAGGCTGATAgccatttttactttacttcatcacagcctctccctctatgattctataaaagaaattggcatccagccccaataagatggtttttcagagatactagtctgccatcttctcagcctgctggctttctaaataaagtcttattccttgcctcaacacctcatctctgattcactggcctgctgtgtggtgagcagagcaagcttgaaCTCAGTAACACCCCTTCTTCTGTTGTCttcttgagtgtgtgtgtgtgtgtgtccatccaGTTATCCAATTTAACAAGGATGTTTGagtgcttactttgtgccaggcagtATACTCTTGACTCAGGCTTTCTTTACCCTGGacatataattaattataaagtTCTGACAGTTCTGCATTTAAATATCTCAAAATGCTGGTCCACTTAAGATGCAATTTCACTTTCTAAATATCTCAAGATACTTATTTTTTTCACCTGGCCGATGCCTTAGTTAAGGCCTTTAAACCCTGGCCTGAACTCTGGAATTCTCCTATCTGGTCTACCTTAAATGTTGCAGCCAAACTGATCCTTCTCACACTTGGACATGAAATCTCCCCACTCCCAAACTCTATAGGGTGAAATATAAACTCTTTTGTAAGACCTATGAAGCTATTCATGATTGGAGACACTGACTATACTGCTTTGCCTCTAAACATTTCACCTATATCTTCGCATCACCTCTTACACCCCTGCAGTATTGAGCAAGTTGTAGCAAGTCATTCTTATGGATGTACTTTTGTATATACTGTTTCTACTGCCAGAAGTAGCCTTGTTCCACATGTCCTCATGACAAACTGCCCACTCCCTTCTCCCACCCATCTTCATTCTCTTACTCCTCTAAGATTCTGCTCACACACTGCTACTTTTGGGACATCTCACCTGAGCCCCTTTGATAGACATAGGAATCTTCCCATACTCCTGTTCTACTTTGTAAATAACTCTAATTTAGCAATTGGTATtttctgttataatttttttttgcaagcaTAGCTACCTTCCAATTTAAATGTGAGCATCTTGAGGGCACAGACCATGTTTTGTCATATTTGCATTCCTGCATCTATCTGAGTTGCTGTAAAAGTGTTTTGTAAAGTCTGGCACATAAAACCCATGTCCCAGAATAATCTGCCTTAGTGTCAGCtcaattaaaaatgtgtattttgagcCTAATTCCTAACCTACTGATCCAAATCTCAACAAATGAGGACTGggaatatgcattttaaacaaTCCACCAAGTGGCATATACCCAGTCGTTGAATCTCAATAGCAATTTCATTAATATGTGTTAAATGAATCATGGGACTGTAttgcctagtacagtgcctgataAATACTGAGACTTAATtcatattgtttccttccttttcccctagTTTTACTTTCAAGAAGACTGAGGCTCGAAGAGGATGTGACTTTCCAAAGGACATAGAGACAGAGGCCCCTGAATTAAAGTTTGCTGCCTCCTTGTCCAGATTCTTTTCATACCACCTGTCCCTGAGGCAAAGTCTCTAGTCATCAACTCTCAAGCCACCTCCCTCAGACCTGGTCTTTTGAACACCCC includes:
- the CCDC190 gene encoding coiled-coil domain-containing protein 190 yields the protein MERHMVRGPLHKHFDLERKNAQQAEARLSQRLKRLEDICLYHVKWLSREQRQLQKELQKLQQDIIKKKFSSYFGNESQKRPEDVLMFSSQGGQKHRVPQANKVRALTTNTTQEIYKTKSQMPPFHHIGPKDPMKSQKQLLSQNNGTSHFIEEKPQAHEKDSINPPKSKDSNKDISLLCQDQKVSTHTLDQGPGSSPAGDSRMAYGDETRSNDANVRPDHTTGKQIPLNPMECGGNFKGDPKTSTYLELFAKARNAHYLRHRVPPESERLLSIGEIFGHKESSQSRTEKEYENRVTI